One window of Anaerobaca lacustris genomic DNA carries:
- a CDS encoding 4Fe-4S dicluster domain-containing protein, whose product METAFISKLRPLLSAIAETMDVYLPRRVGEHYVCRPYDADSPVEPELNDIRMCTPVKKFLFPPRERTAALPEPAEPQEVKPFAVFGLKACDLQSVSILDRVFAEEEFEDPFYVGRREKMFTIASDCSSPGESCFCTVLGGRPHAEDGFDLNVSRVTDGYIIQSGSAQGRSFLFSHMSLFGDVPDALLKERSELREATLQQLARAHHDLPLDAPVKEIVERGHDSEIFDEEARTCVECQACTRVCPTCHCFYLHDTKQADYFAKLKMWDSCMRMGYAEVAGGANPRKMLADRLRHRFMHKFVWFLERYGVEMCVGCGRCIDAETGDVDLRRVLRRLNDEFLDSGRTATEAAR is encoded by the coding sequence ATGGAAACGGCCTTCATCAGCAAGCTCAGGCCGCTCCTGAGCGCTATCGCAGAGACGATGGACGTCTACCTCCCCCGACGGGTCGGCGAGCACTATGTATGCCGTCCGTATGACGCCGACAGCCCGGTGGAGCCCGAGTTGAACGACATTCGGATGTGTACCCCGGTCAAGAAGTTTCTGTTCCCGCCGCGCGAGCGTACGGCTGCCTTGCCCGAGCCGGCCGAACCCCAGGAGGTGAAACCGTTCGCCGTGTTCGGGCTCAAAGCGTGCGATTTGCAGTCGGTGAGTATTCTGGACAGGGTCTTTGCGGAAGAGGAGTTTGAAGATCCCTTCTATGTGGGGCGGCGGGAGAAGATGTTCACGATCGCCTCGGATTGCTCCTCGCCCGGCGAAAGCTGCTTTTGCACCGTGCTCGGAGGCAGGCCCCATGCAGAAGACGGGTTCGACCTGAACGTCTCTCGCGTAACCGACGGATACATCATCCAGAGCGGCTCAGCGCAAGGCAGGAGCTTCTTGTTCTCCCATATGAGTCTGTTCGGGGACGTTCCCGATGCGCTCCTGAAGGAGCGGTCCGAGCTTCGGGAGGCGACCCTGCAACAGTTGGCGCGGGCCCACCACGATCTTCCGCTGGATGCTCCCGTCAAGGAGATCGTGGAACGAGGTCACGATTCGGAGATTTTCGATGAAGAGGCTCGGACCTGCGTCGAATGCCAGGCCTGCACGCGGGTCTGCCCGACGTGTCATTGTTTCTACCTCCACGACACGAAACAGGCCGACTACTTCGCCAAGCTGAAGATGTGGGACAGTTGCATGCGAATGGGGTATGCCGAGGTGGCAGGAGGGGCGAATCCACGCAAGATGCTCGCGGACAGGCTGCGGCACCGTTTCATGCACAAGTTCGTGTGGTTCCTGGAGCGGTACGGCGTCGAAATGTGTGTCGGTTGCGGCCGGTGCATCGATGCCGAGACCGGCGACGTCGATTTGCGCAGGGTGCTCAGACGACTCAATGATGAGTTCCTGGACAGCGGCCGAACCGCGACAGAGGCGGCAAGATGA
- a CDS encoding FAD/NAD(P)-binding protein, with the protein MRRNLYQPMSAEIVEIIDESPTIKSFVVAPERAFHFDTGQFVELTLPGEGEAPFTPSSSPAVTERMEITIMKAGRVTTLLHACHKGQPVGIRGPYGSGYPVDEFAGKHVYIVGGGVGLAPIRSLFLTLVDRIEDFKSVVCRFGARTPEDFIYKKTLFGEWAKLDGVDIKLTVDKAEGGWNGHVGVVTKILDPRDVDIASAVAVVCGPPIMMKYAVVSLLGFGFEPHAIYLSMEKNMSCGVGKCGHCMLGEYYVCKDGPVFTYDRVSKYPDIWD; encoded by the coding sequence ATGAGAAGGAATCTCTACCAGCCGATGAGCGCCGAGATCGTGGAGATCATCGACGAGTCTCCAACGATCAAGAGTTTTGTGGTTGCTCCCGAAAGGGCGTTCCACTTCGATACGGGTCAGTTCGTCGAGCTGACCCTGCCCGGCGAAGGCGAGGCGCCGTTCACGCCGTCGTCATCGCCTGCGGTCACGGAGAGGATGGAAATCACAATCATGAAGGCCGGGCGTGTCACGACCTTGCTCCACGCATGTCACAAAGGTCAGCCCGTGGGCATCCGCGGACCCTATGGAAGCGGCTATCCCGTGGACGAGTTCGCAGGCAAGCACGTGTACATCGTCGGCGGAGGCGTCGGCCTGGCCCCGATCCGATCGTTGTTTCTGACCCTTGTGGATCGCATCGAGGATTTCAAGTCGGTGGTCTGCCGATTTGGCGCCAGAACCCCGGAGGATTTCATCTACAAGAAGACCCTCTTCGGCGAGTGGGCGAAACTCGACGGTGTGGACATCAAATTGACCGTAGACAAAGCCGAAGGGGGCTGGAACGGCCACGTGGGCGTGGTCACGAAGATCCTCGATCCCAGGGACGTCGACATCGCCAGCGCGGTAGCCGTCGTCTGCGGACCGCCCATCATGATGAAATATGCGGTCGTGAGCCTGTTGGGTTTCGGCTTCGAGCCCCACGCGATCTATCTGTCCATGGAGAAGAACATGAGCTGCGGCGTCGGCAAGTGCGGACATTGCATGCTTGGTGAGTATTACGTCTGCAAGGACGGGCCGGTCTTCACGTACGATCGAGTGAGCAAGTACCCGGATATCTGGGATTGA
- a CDS encoding 4Fe-4S dicluster domain-containing protein, which produces MAHTKSSNDRNAKLIIDLDKVGLAGPSGIGCSYKHHPANRGFDAVLERVRFALICRRCESAPCIAACPRDALEKVDAPDGGEKVLRRANMLCTGCGSCAIACPFGMVSDDLMVFASSVCDLCKDRLAPDAKPLCVQTCKDGAVDYGRIEPGDEAIEVLKGVVVRNVEGNVWKPRLRDERGAKR; this is translated from the coding sequence ATGGCGCACACGAAGAGCTCCAACGACAGGAATGCCAAACTGATCATCGACCTGGACAAGGTGGGGCTGGCCGGGCCGTCCGGCATTGGGTGCTCTTACAAGCATCACCCGGCCAATCGGGGCTTCGATGCGGTGCTGGAACGCGTGCGTTTTGCGTTGATCTGCCGGCGCTGCGAGAGCGCTCCGTGCATCGCCGCCTGTCCCCGTGATGCGCTGGAGAAAGTCGATGCCCCCGACGGCGGCGAGAAGGTGCTCAGACGGGCCAATATGCTCTGCACCGGCTGTGGCAGTTGTGCGATTGCCTGTCCGTTTGGAATGGTGTCCGACGATCTGATGGTCTTTGCCAGCAGTGTATGCGATCTCTGCAAGGACCGGCTTGCGCCCGACGCCAAGCCGCTGTGCGTACAGACCTGCAAAGATGGGGCCGTTGACTACGGGCGAATCGAACCCGGCGACGAAGCGATTGAGGTGCTGAAAGGGGTTGTTGTTCGAAACGTCGAGGGCAACGTCTGGAAACCGCGCCTTCGAGATGAGCGGGGGGCAAAGCGATGA
- a CDS encoding complex I subunit 1 family protein — MTVVLQNAFWILIFPGLAFTLAVGLFASWLVRKVGALVQYRVGPPVYQPLADVMKLMGKEILVPQEGHRTVFIAAPLVGLAGVLLLSTILWLATAGISYVGDVIVAMYLMVFPSLALILGSSASGSPHAAVGAGREMKLVLGYELPLVLALIVVLIKTAGWTEPGEQLSLVAISQRASVLSVSGALAFIVALLCVQAKLGFVPFDIAESESELSGGVLIEYSGALLAVWKLMQAMMLVALPLFLVVVFLGGIDPSGLSFVWGIGKFVLVLVLVILIKNTNPRVRIDQAMRFFWLYCGLAMVVAVILASIGHYRGIAWL, encoded by the coding sequence ATGACCGTTGTGCTTCAGAATGCGTTCTGGATTCTGATCTTTCCGGGCCTTGCGTTTACCTTGGCTGTCGGGTTGTTCGCTTCATGGCTGGTCCGCAAGGTGGGCGCCCTGGTGCAGTACCGTGTGGGGCCGCCGGTCTATCAGCCGCTGGCCGACGTGATGAAACTGATGGGCAAGGAGATCCTGGTCCCGCAGGAAGGCCATCGGACGGTGTTCATTGCAGCGCCGCTGGTGGGTCTGGCCGGCGTGCTTCTGCTGTCTACCATCCTGTGGTTAGCGACTGCCGGGATCAGCTACGTCGGTGATGTCATCGTCGCGATGTACCTGATGGTGTTTCCGTCACTGGCGTTGATCCTCGGCAGCAGCGCCAGCGGCAGCCCGCACGCGGCCGTCGGGGCGGGCCGGGAGATGAAGCTCGTGCTCGGCTATGAGCTGCCGCTCGTCCTGGCGCTGATCGTGGTTCTCATCAAGACCGCGGGCTGGACCGAGCCAGGCGAGCAACTGAGCCTGGTGGCTATCTCGCAGCGTGCGTCGGTCCTGAGTGTCTCAGGCGCCCTGGCCTTCATCGTGGCCCTGCTGTGCGTTCAGGCCAAGCTGGGATTCGTGCCGTTCGACATTGCCGAGTCGGAATCGGAATTGAGCGGCGGCGTGCTGATCGAGTACTCCGGGGCGCTGCTGGCCGTCTGGAAGCTGATGCAGGCGATGATGCTCGTAGCCTTGCCGCTGTTTCTGGTGGTGGTGTTTCTGGGCGGCATCGACCCATCGGGCTTGTCGTTCGTGTGGGGCATCGGCAAGTTCGTCCTGGTGCTGGTACTGGTGATCCTCATCAAGAATACGAACCCGCGCGTTCGCATCGATCAGGCGATGCGGTTCTTCTGGCTCTACTGCGGACTGGCGATGGTGGTGGCAGTGATCCTGGCTTCGATCGGCCACTATCGCGGCATCGCATGGCTTTAG
- a CDS encoding NADH-quinone oxidoreductase subunit B family protein — MDWNLWALKKSVWVFHVNTGACNNCDIEIVNLLTPKFDVERFGIKLVGSPRHADALLVTGGGTRQAAVRLKEVYRQTAKPCIVFCMGACACGMGIFEKGYHMAGPIDTILRQVDPDAIIAYVPGCPPKPEAMIMGVVKALAALQPKEKYATERMGQAVVANPA, encoded by the coding sequence ATGGACTGGAACCTGTGGGCGTTGAAGAAATCGGTCTGGGTGTTCCACGTCAACACGGGCGCCTGCAACAATTGCGACATCGAGATCGTGAACCTGCTGACGCCGAAGTTCGATGTGGAACGGTTCGGCATCAAGCTGGTGGGCTCGCCCCGACATGCGGACGCCCTGCTGGTAACGGGCGGCGGAACGAGGCAGGCGGCGGTGCGTTTGAAGGAGGTTTACCGGCAGACCGCCAAGCCGTGCATCGTCTTCTGCATGGGGGCGTGCGCGTGCGGGATGGGCATCTTTGAGAAGGGCTACCACATGGCCGGCCCCATCGACACGATCCTTCGGCAAGTCGATCCCGATGCGATTATTGCGTACGTGCCGGGTTGTCCACCGAAGCCCGAGGCGATGATCATGGGGGTCGTCAAGGCGCTTGCCGCACTGCAACCGAAAGAGAAATATGCCACAGAACGAATGGGACAAGCAGTTGTCGCCAATCCGGCATAG
- a CDS encoding NADH-quinone oxidoreductase subunit C, producing the protein MPQNEWDKQLSPIRHRLADVECKAPNRWYLPCEAEHVYEVCRFLFYDLGLRFVISTGIDAEDCFEVLHHFSDDASGTMVTVKAFIRDRESPQIDSITPLIPGAEWTEREIHDLLGIGFRNHPNLQRLILADDWPEGVYPLRKEVQT; encoded by the coding sequence ATGCCACAGAACGAATGGGACAAGCAGTTGTCGCCAATCCGGCATAGACTCGCGGACGTCGAATGCAAGGCACCGAACCGATGGTATCTGCCTTGCGAGGCGGAACACGTGTACGAGGTCTGCCGATTTCTCTTCTACGATCTCGGACTGCGGTTCGTGATCTCAACGGGAATCGATGCCGAGGATTGCTTCGAGGTCCTACACCATTTCTCCGATGATGCGTCGGGGACGATGGTCACGGTGAAGGCCTTCATTCGCGACCGCGAATCACCGCAGATCGATTCGATCACGCCGTTGATTCCCGGCGCCGAGTGGACCGAACGAGAGATACACGATCTGCTCGGGATTGGGTTCCGGAACCATCCGAACCTGCAGCGCTTGATTCTGGCCGACGACTGGCCCGAAGGCGTCTATCCCCTGCGGAAGGAAGTCCAGACATGA
- a CDS encoding nickel-dependent hydrogenase large subunit, with translation MKEALRKSVLAVGPFHPLQEEMEFFQLTVDGEKVTDIDVRISYNHRGIERLSETLQFDQVPYLVSRVCGICSASHPLAYVQAAEEIAGVRPPERALYVRTIINELERIHSHLLWVGLAGHFIGYDTVFMWAWKYREPVLDLLEEITGNRNNYGNVKVGGCREDIPDEMRPKILRELDQIEKKTEMLTKAVLDDPVLHARLKGVGVLTKADGIGYAVTGPTARGSGIAIDVRRDDPYAAYDDLDWKVISQPEGDVFAKAVVRLLETFESIKMVRQALERLPKGPVAVEVKEIPPGEGCGHAEAPRGETFHYVRSDGGNRPVRHKIRAPSYVNVPSFKASCIGADIADVTLTLAAVDPCYSCTERIAVVDGRHNVIRDYAELLRLSREKTARLRRDLGVPEMKLEDR, from the coding sequence ATGAAAGAGGCATTGCGGAAATCCGTTCTGGCCGTCGGTCCGTTCCATCCGCTCCAGGAGGAGATGGAGTTCTTCCAGTTGACCGTGGACGGCGAGAAGGTGACCGACATCGATGTGCGGATTTCCTATAACCATCGCGGCATCGAGAGGCTCAGCGAGACGCTCCAGTTCGATCAGGTGCCGTACCTCGTGTCGCGCGTGTGCGGGATCTGCTCGGCTTCGCATCCGTTGGCCTACGTGCAGGCGGCCGAGGAGATCGCCGGGGTCAGGCCACCTGAGCGAGCGTTGTACGTGCGAACCATTATCAACGAGCTGGAACGCATCCACAGTCACCTGCTCTGGGTCGGTCTTGCGGGCCACTTCATCGGGTACGACACGGTGTTCATGTGGGCGTGGAAATACCGCGAGCCCGTGCTGGACCTGCTCGAGGAGATCACCGGCAACCGCAACAACTACGGCAATGTGAAGGTGGGAGGCTGCCGGGAGGACATTCCCGACGAGATGAGGCCAAAGATTCTGCGGGAGCTTGACCAGATCGAAAAGAAGACGGAGATGCTCACCAAGGCCGTGCTGGACGACCCGGTTCTGCACGCAAGGCTCAAAGGGGTTGGGGTCCTGACGAAGGCCGACGGCATCGGATACGCCGTGACGGGGCCGACGGCCCGCGGCAGCGGGATCGCCATCGACGTGCGGCGGGACGATCCATACGCCGCTTACGACGATCTGGATTGGAAGGTCATCAGTCAGCCCGAAGGGGATGTGTTCGCCAAGGCGGTCGTCCGCTTGCTGGAGACGTTTGAATCGATCAAGATGGTCCGCCAGGCCCTCGAGAGGCTCCCGAAAGGGCCCGTGGCCGTCGAGGTCAAGGAGATTCCGCCGGGGGAAGGATGCGGCCATGCCGAGGCCCCCCGCGGCGAGACATTCCACTACGTTCGCAGCGACGGCGGCAACCGCCCTGTACGGCATAAGATTCGAGCGCCGAGCTACGTCAACGTGCCTTCGTTCAAGGCCTCGTGCATCGGCGCCGACATCGCCGACGTGACGCTGACGCTGGCCGCAGTGGATCCCTGCTATAGCTGCACGGAGCGCATCGCCGTAGTGGACGGCCGGCACAACGTGATCCGTGACTACGCAGAACTGCTGAGGCTCAGCCGCGAGAAAACAGCCCGGCTCAGGCGCGATCTCGGTGTGCCGGAGATGAAGTTGGAGGACCGCTGA
- a CDS encoding NADH-quinone oxidoreductase subunit 5 family protein: MDRLLLVPVFVPLAVGFVLLFLPRRAQSLFKLVTLVVSIAVFAASIRIFRLGQGARYEWPLLKIEGLRLLDLLFETTALGSFILMFAMGFGVLITLYSIRSKAAVERANEYYGSILLAIGGSAGILLSDHLLLLLIFWEIVTAALYLLISTGGKGSNFAATKSFAMIGASDAGLLLGVGMVWVLSETFVISAIRLPVTSPLPILSFLLLMMAAVTKAGAMPLHTWLPAGGEYAPTSVMALLPAALDKLLGIYLLVLIVTRVFVLEPGALTIVLAAIGAGTILIAVMIAMVQHNLKKLLSYHAISQVGYMVLGIATLTPVGIAGGVFHMLNHAIYKCCLFLCGGAVEEATGTVDLERLGGLGRKMPLTFAAVMIAALSISGIPPLNGFASKWMVYQGVVRMGEGGAGGGAALWPLWLVAAVFGSALTLASFVKILHSVFLSRLPDRLKDTKEVTPLQTVPMLVLASACVLFGVFYWVPLRYLIFPALGIPQDADVFIGTWNSMLATGLLLIGVGAASGVLVMGSFAREIRQVPTWTCGEVQANDEMIVPGTQFYKTVSSMRGLRQMYDGQERGYFDLYDQSGRAGLAVTGLLRWLHSGMLPVYLTWVTVGLLLVLFVLCDFL, translated from the coding sequence GTGGACAGACTCCTGCTGGTTCCGGTCTTCGTGCCCCTGGCGGTCGGCTTCGTCCTGCTGTTTCTGCCGAGACGGGCGCAGTCGCTGTTCAAGCTGGTCACGCTGGTCGTTTCCATCGCCGTTTTCGCAGCTTCGATCCGGATCTTTCGGCTTGGCCAGGGCGCGCGCTACGAGTGGCCGCTGCTGAAAATCGAGGGCTTGCGCCTGCTCGATCTGCTGTTTGAGACGACGGCTCTGGGCTCGTTCATCCTGATGTTTGCCATGGGCTTCGGCGTGCTCATCACGCTGTACTCGATCCGGTCGAAAGCGGCTGTCGAACGAGCCAACGAATACTACGGCTCCATTCTGTTGGCGATCGGCGGTTCGGCCGGAATCCTGCTGTCCGACCATCTGCTGCTGTTGCTGATCTTCTGGGAGATTGTGACGGCGGCCCTGTACCTGCTCATCAGCACGGGGGGCAAAGGCTCCAATTTTGCCGCGACCAAGAGCTTTGCTATGATCGGGGCCTCGGACGCCGGCCTCCTGCTGGGCGTCGGCATGGTGTGGGTCCTATCGGAGACATTTGTCATCTCGGCCATCCGTCTTCCGGTGACCTCGCCGCTGCCGATCCTCTCCTTCCTGCTGCTCATGATGGCCGCCGTTACGAAGGCGGGGGCAATGCCGTTACACACGTGGCTGCCCGCCGGCGGCGAATATGCCCCCACGTCGGTCATGGCACTGCTGCCGGCGGCGCTGGACAAACTCCTCGGAATCTACCTGCTGGTTCTGATCGTGACGCGGGTGTTTGTGCTCGAGCCCGGCGCTTTGACCATCGTGCTGGCCGCCATAGGGGCGGGCACGATCCTCATCGCCGTGATGATTGCGATGGTCCAGCACAATCTCAAGAAACTCCTCTCGTACCACGCCATCAGTCAGGTGGGCTACATGGTTCTGGGTATCGCTACGCTGACACCGGTAGGGATTGCCGGCGGCGTGTTCCACATGCTCAATCACGCTATTTACAAGTGCTGCCTGTTTCTCTGCGGTGGAGCGGTGGAAGAGGCGACCGGAACGGTGGACTTGGAGCGGCTTGGCGGTCTCGGGCGAAAGATGCCGCTGACGTTTGCCGCCGTGATGATCGCTGCCTTGAGTATCTCGGGCATCCCTCCGCTGAACGGCTTCGCGTCCAAGTGGATGGTGTACCAAGGCGTCGTCCGAATGGGCGAAGGAGGCGCCGGTGGCGGTGCGGCTCTGTGGCCGCTGTGGCTTGTGGCCGCCGTGTTCGGCAGCGCGCTGACCCTGGCATCCTTCGTGAAGATCCTCCATTCGGTCTTCCTGTCGCGTTTGCCGGATCGACTCAAGGACACGAAGGAGGTTACCCCGCTGCAAACTGTCCCAATGCTCGTGCTGGCGTCCGCATGCGTGCTGTTCGGGGTCTTCTACTGGGTCCCGCTGCGATATCTGATCTTTCCGGCATTGGGCATTCCCCAGGACGCCGACGTGTTCATCGGGACCTGGAACTCGATGCTGGCCACGGGCCTGCTCCTGATCGGTGTCGGAGCGGCATCGGGCGTCCTCGTGATGGGTTCCTTCGCCAGAGAGATCCGGCAGGTGCCCACCTGGACGTGCGGCGAAGTCCAGGCCAACGACGAGATGATCGTCCCCGGCACGCAGTTCTACAAGACCGTCTCGTCCATGCGCGGTTTGAGGCAGATGTACGACGGTCAGGAACGGGGCTACTTCGACCTGTATGACCAGAGCGGCCGGGCCGGACTGGCCGTCACCGGACTATTGCGGTGGCTCCATAGCGGCATGCTGCCCGTCTATCTGACCTGGGTGACCGTGGGCCTGTTGCTGGTGCTGTTCGTCCTGTGTGATTTTCTGTGA
- the mbhE gene encoding hydrogen gas-evolving membrane-bound hydrogenase subunit E, which yields MAIFYILLLFMIIAAIIAVETKNLLSAVICVGAIGFGGSLMFLFLRAPDIAITQIVVEVLALIILIRATISRDLTFISGDREFFGTVVSVVVLFVIFMAAMRVFDNTMPQFGDPVFGRVPEAASNTYLRQGLKDTGATNLVASVYLDYRVYDTLGEATVLFTAILGALVILRGKSRKRVEEPDP from the coding sequence ATGGCGATATTCTACATCCTGCTGTTGTTCATGATCATCGCGGCGATCATCGCCGTGGAGACCAAGAACCTCCTCAGTGCGGTGATCTGCGTCGGGGCGATCGGGTTTGGCGGCTCGCTGATGTTCCTGTTCCTGCGAGCCCCGGATATCGCCATCACCCAGATCGTCGTCGAGGTGCTCGCGCTGATCATTCTGATCCGTGCCACGATCTCGCGCGACCTGACGTTCATCAGCGGCGATCGTGAGTTCTTCGGCACCGTCGTCTCGGTGGTCGTTCTCTTCGTCATCTTCATGGCGGCCATGCGGGTCTTCGACAATACGATGCCACAATTCGGCGATCCTGTCTTCGGCCGTGTGCCGGAGGCCGCCTCGAACACCTACCTCCGGCAGGGATTGAAGGACACCGGCGCGACAAATCTCGTCGCGTCCGTCTACCTGGACTACCGCGTCTACGATACCCTCGGAGAGGCGACTGTGCTGTTCACGGCGATTCTCGGCGCCTTGGTGATTCTGCGCGGCAAGAGCCGCAAGCGTGTGGAGGAACCTGACCCATGA
- a CDS encoding MnhB domain-containing protein, which translates to MKGMTVIVRTVSSWVKLLIFLFGVYLILFGHLSPGGGFAGGVVLASSYVLLMLAFGRRFVERNLPLPVASRLDCLGAFLFVMVGVLGLLKGGAFFVNFLYAKFPGQVGRLVSAGTIPLSNLFIGLKVGASLFLVIFALSLFRYDTKGPAGLSASDGAGKPGE; encoded by the coding sequence ATGAAAGGAATGACGGTGATCGTCCGGACCGTGAGCAGTTGGGTCAAGTTGCTGATCTTCCTGTTCGGGGTCTATCTGATCTTGTTCGGGCACCTCAGTCCCGGCGGCGGGTTTGCCGGCGGGGTGGTGCTGGCCTCGTCCTATGTCCTGCTCATGCTGGCCTTCGGCCGTCGGTTCGTCGAGCGGAACCTGCCTCTGCCGGTCGCGTCCAGACTGGACTGCCTCGGGGCTTTCCTATTCGTCATGGTTGGTGTCCTCGGACTGCTGAAAGGCGGTGCGTTTTTCGTCAACTTTCTCTATGCAAAGTTTCCGGGGCAGGTGGGACGGCTCGTCAGCGCCGGGACGATCCCCCTGTCGAATCTTTTCATCGGCCTGAAGGTGGGGGCGTCTTTGTTTCTGGTGATCTTCGCCCTGTCACTGTTTCGATACGATACGAAAGGTCCGGCCGGCCTGTCGGCGTCCGACGGGGCGGGCAAGCCCGGGGAGTGA
- a CDS encoding sodium:proton antiporter has translation MNAMLYALCLLLFMIGLYCAVVKKNMVKIVLGIVVMEYAVNLFLIMLGYRVGGTAPILGAADADGVDRVVADHFLATAVDPLPQALVLTAIVISLGSLALMISICIRTYEKYGTFDITEIRRLRG, from the coding sequence GTGAATGCCATGCTCTATGCCCTTTGCCTGCTGCTGTTCATGATCGGCCTGTATTGCGCCGTCGTGAAGAAGAACATGGTCAAGATCGTGCTCGGCATCGTGGTCATGGAGTACGCCGTAAACCTCTTTCTAATCATGCTGGGTTATCGCGTCGGTGGGACGGCCCCGATCCTCGGGGCCGCCGACGCCGACGGGGTGGACCGAGTTGTCGCGGACCATTTCCTGGCCACCGCCGTCGATCCGCTGCCGCAGGCCCTGGTGTTGACCGCCATCGTCATCAGTCTTGGGTCGCTGGCCCTGATGATCTCGATCTGTATCCGCACATACGAAAAGTACGGCACGTTCGACATCACAGAGATAAGGAGGCTGCGAGGATGA
- a CDS encoding complex I subunit 5 family protein, producing MNVPLPVFVAAPLVAAFVLPAFGARLKSAGTFLANVVVLALLGLSVLLLGQTQVYEVGGWSVPLGINLVLDGFSALMLVAVAVVSTAAMLFSIRYMEQYTAKTKYLSLFLLMVAGMNGVVLSGDVFNLYVFLEIASIASYALVGFGCDHEELEASFKYMVLGSIASVFILFGVALVYGNTGSLNMAYIARAIQEAGMNSGLALALSLFVAGFGLKAALVPFHAWLPDAHPSAPAPISAMLSGVLIKALGVYALSRLIFNVFGVSVPIAWVLIALGVLSMVIGVFLAVGQWDFKRLLAYHSISQMGYVVLGLGIGALILARDGNRMWASLAILGGLFHLANHAVFKSLLFLTSGSVEMATGTRQLKQMGGLVERMPLTRAASAVASASIAGVPPFNGFWSKLILVIAAVQARLFVIAAVTVLVSLVTLLSFLKVQRYVFLGELPDNLRGARESKGSMLLAMGFLAVLCLAMSLLVLLPGLRETVLQPAVDVLLAGVGYSVTLVKL from the coding sequence ATGAACGTACCGTTGCCGGTCTTTGTTGCAGCCCCGCTGGTGGCGGCCTTCGTGCTTCCCGCCTTCGGAGCCCGGCTGAAGTCCGCAGGGACCTTTCTGGCCAATGTCGTGGTGCTGGCGCTGCTCGGGCTGTCGGTGCTGTTGCTCGGCCAAACCCAGGTCTATGAGGTGGGCGGATGGTCGGTCCCGCTCGGCATCAACCTCGTGCTCGACGGATTCAGCGCATTGATGCTCGTGGCAGTGGCTGTCGTCAGCACGGCCGCCATGTTGTTCAGCATCCGGTACATGGAGCAATACACGGCCAAGACCAAGTACCTGAGCCTGTTCCTGCTCATGGTCGCCGGCATGAACGGCGTGGTCCTCTCGGGCGACGTTTTCAACCTGTACGTCTTCCTGGAAATCGCATCGATCGCCTCATATGCACTCGTCGGGTTCGGTTGCGATCACGAGGAACTCGAGGCATCGTTCAAGTACATGGTTTTGGGGAGCATCGCGTCGGTGTTCATCCTCTTCGGGGTCGCGTTGGTTTACGGCAACACCGGCTCTCTGAACATGGCCTATATCGCCCGCGCGATCCAGGAGGCCGGCATGAACTCCGGGCTTGCGTTGGCGTTGAGCTTGTTCGTTGCGGGTTTCGGCCTGAAAGCCGCTCTGGTCCCGTTCCATGCGTGGCTGCCGGACGCCCATCCATCCGCGCCGGCGCCGATCTCGGCGATGCTTTCGGGCGTGCTCATTAAGGCCCTTGGTGTATACGCATTGTCCCGACTCATATTCAACGTGTTCGGCGTGTCGGTTCCCATCGCCTGGGTGCTGATCGCACTGGGCGTCCTGAGCATGGTGATCGGCGTCTTCCTGGCCGTCGGCCAATGGGACTTCAAACGACTGCTCGCCTATCACAGCATCTCCCAGATGGGATACGTGGTGCTGGGACTCGGAATCGGTGCGCTGATTCTTGCCCGAGACGGCAATCGGATGTGGGCGTCGCTGGCGATTCTGGGCGGGCTGTTCCACTTGGCGAACCATGCCGTCTTCAAGTCCCTGCTGTTCCTGACGAGCGGTTCGGTGGAGATGGCGACGGGCACCCGGCAGTTGAAACAGATGGGCGGCCTGGTCGAGCGAATGCCCTTGACGCGTGCCGCCTCGGCCGTGGCCTCGGCCTCCATCGCCGGCGTGCCGCCGTTCAACGGCTTCTGGAGCAAGCTGATCCTGGTGATCGCCGCCGTCCAGGCGCGCCTTTTCGTCATCGCGGCCGTCACGGTGCTCGTGAGTCTCGTAACGTTGCTGTCGTTCTTGAAGGTGCAGCGGTATGTGTTTCTGGGCGAACTGCCGGACAACCTGCGGGGTGCGCGGGAGAGCAAGGGATCCATGTTGCTGGCCATGGGATTCCTCGCCGTGCTCTGCTTGGCGATGAGTCTGCTCGTGTTGCTGCCGGGGTTGAGAGAAACGGTGTTGCAGCCCGCCGTCGATGTGCTGCTTGCAGGGGTCGGCTATTCCGTAACACTGGTCAAATTGTGA